A genomic segment from Nicotiana sylvestris chromosome 1, ASM39365v2, whole genome shotgun sequence encodes:
- the LOC104222290 gene encoding uncharacterized protein, which yields MDRREPEKTDVLPSTALAYLDRNYWDKRFAQEEHYEWFKDYSHFRHLLQQHITPHSSVLELGCGNSQLCEELYRDGITELTCIDLSPIAVDKMKQRLINKGYKEIKVLEADMLDLPFEDGCFDVVIEKGTMDVLFVDSGDPWNPHPATVEKVMKMLHEIHRVLKPEGIFISITFGQPHFRRRFFNHPEFTWSVEWNTFGETFHYFLYILKKGQRSSESEECGEKTSIPSISLYHDELEGEDYLFRTNIDEM from the exons ATGGACCGGAGAGAGCCGGAGAAAACCGATGTCCTCCCTTCTACAGCTTTGGCATACCTTGATCGGAACTACTG GGATAAGAGGTTCGCTCAAGAGGAACACTACGAATGGTTCAAAGATTATTCACACTTCCGTCACCTTCTGCAACAACACATTACACCCCATTCTTCT GTGTTGGAGCTAGGATGTGGGAATTCCCAGTTGTGTGAAGAGTTATACAGAGATGGGATTACTGAATTGACCTGCATTGATTTGTCACCCATTGCAGTCGACAAGATGAAACAAAGATTGATTAACAAGGGCTACAAAG AAATAAAAGTGCTGGAAGCTGATATGCTAGACCTGCCTTTTGAAGATGGATGTTTTGATGTGGTTATAGAGAAAGGAACAATG GATGTGTTGTTCGTGGACAGTGGTGACCCCTGGAATCCACACCCTGCAACAGTGGAGAAGGTGATGAAGATGCTTCACGAAATTCACAGAGTTCTAAAACCTGAGGGAATATTTATATCTATCACATTCGGCCAG CCGCACTTCAGGCGCCGGTTCTTTAATCATCCTGAGTTCACCTGGTCTGTTGAGTGGAATACTTTTGGTGAAACATTCCACTATTTTCTCTACATCTTGAAAAAG GGACAAAGATCATCAGAGAGTGAGGAGTGCGGGGAAAAAACAAGTATCCCATCAATATCTCTATACCATGAtgaattagagggtgaagactaTTTATTCAGAACCAACATCGATGAGATGTAA